A part of Rhodamnia argentea isolate NSW1041297 chromosome 8, ASM2092103v1, whole genome shotgun sequence genomic DNA contains:
- the LOC115744722 gene encoding ABC transporter B family member 19-like produces the protein MADSSFDFDYSSFSPATNSRRPRHVTPATSRPASRSFTPLSSHQASRSHTPRRFPHPSPTTPFGADGDRSWQGELSWQFEPTGWRDGRNLGAALSPWTAATTPSQSRVFRRTANDYYLSRTSVGVQRFTNPYYEYSGYGAVAGERLELRSFVDRDNNESAFFGRSYAAGENTYTKKGRSNLEVIKEGSNNGRFGHKDELKLFGYNKDDDFEGKVSSLSPHRYHRHVNTVFDEDDSDYDTRGHRRDHHHEKSRRGHDYGRGTSHGGHDHGGHGHSRNKEEGIGPESQRFNPGRDQHSHDEWDSGIQRHGHVNRYNDIEILPPDDKELDEEEEDEEEPVRPIGLFGLFKYSTTWDFVLVIFGCLGALINGGALPWYSLLFGKFVNKIGLESKNQKDRMMNDVDKVSLFMTGLAAVVVVGAYMEITCWRLVGERAAQRIRTNYLRAVLRQDIGFFDTQVSTGDIMHGISSDIAQIQEVMGEKMAHFIHNIFTFLCGYAVGFIQSWKISLVVFAVTPLTMLCGIAYKAVYVGLAQKEEASYRRAGSVAEQAISSIRTVFSFVAEDNLAARYAELLSMSIPIGAKVGFAKGAGIGVIYLVTYSTWALAFWYGSILVARGEIRGGEAIACFFGVNLGGRGLALSLSYFAQFAQGTVAATRVFAVTDRVPEIDPYNPSGRILSHVRGKIEFAGVSFAYPSRPDALILRSLSLVIPSSKTFALVGLSGGGKSTIFALIERFYDPAKGTIVLDGHDIRALQVRWLRSQIGMLGQEPALFATSIIENVMMGKDNTTRKEAMAACIAANASNFILGLPQGYDTQVGDGGTLLSGGQKQRIALARAMIKDPRILLLDEPTSALDPESEIVVQQAIDEISTSRTTIVIAHRLATVRNAQTIAVLGQGSVVEIGDHRQLMEKGGAYYDLVKLASEAVSKPPPEQFDILQKGADSSIYDKSKDHVLVSKYGHEVSLSNHYGSMHDNKLEDEESQKPVQRNYRLSEIWSLQRPELFVLILGFLFGMLGGAILSVFPLILGDALGIYFSSDGEKIKERVGRLCLVLVGLGLGCMISMIGHQGFCGWAGTKLTTRVRSLLFHSTLKQEPGWFDFEENSTGVLVSRLSSDCISFRSVLGDRVSVMLMGLSSAAVGLGVSFFLEWRLALLAAALTPFTLGASYLSLIINIGPKVDNEAYAKASNIAAGAISNIRTVTTFSAQEQLIKSFDHALSEPKKKSVRKSQILGLTLGFAQGAMYGAYTLTLWFGAYLLKEDGANFGAVYKIFLILVLSSFSVGQLAGLAPDTSMAATAIPAVLDIINRRPLIGNDEGRGRKLERSKPWDIELKMVTFAYPSRPEVTVLRDFRLKVKAGSMVALVGSSGSGKSTVIWLVQRFYDPNEGKVMMGGVDLREMNVKWLRRQIALVSQEPALFGGSIRENIAFGNPNASWAEIEEAAKEAHIHKFISGLPQGYETQVGESGAQLSGGQKQRIAIARAMLKKSRVLLLDEASSALDLESERHVQDALRAASRRATTIVVAHRMSTIREADVIAVVKEGKVTEYGSHDTLMASQVNGLYASLVRAESEAHAFS, from the exons ATGGCTGACTCATCCTTCGATTTCGACTACTCCTCCTTCTCCCCCGCCACCAACTCTCGCCGCCCACGGCATGTCACTCCGGCCACGTCACGCCCTGCATCCCGCTCCTTCACACCTCTCAGCTCGCACCAGGCGTCGCGTAGCCACACCCCGAGGCGGTTCCCCCACCCTTCGCCCACCACGCCGTTCGGGGCGGACGGCGACAGGTCATGGCAGGGCGAGCTGTCGTGGCAGTTTGAGCCGACAGGGTGGCGGGATGGCCGGAATCTCGGTGCGGCCCTGAGCCCCTGGACCGCTGCCACCACGCCGTCCCAGAGCCGAGTTTTTCGGCGAACGGCGAATGACTACTACCTCTCCCGCACGAGTGTCGGTGTTCAGAGGTTCACGAATCCTTACTACGAGTATTCGGGGTACGGTGCTGTTGCTGGCGAGAGGCTTGAGCTGCGAAGCTTTGTGGACAGAGATAATAATGAGAGTGCATTCTTTGGAAGGAGTTATGCTGCTGGTGAGAATACTTACACCAAGAAGGGTCGTTCGAACTTGGAAGTGATCAAGGAAGGAAGTAACAATGGCCGTTTTGGTCACAAGGACGAGCTCAAACTTTTTGGCTACAACAAAGATGATGACTTTGAGGGGAAAGTCAGCTCTTTGAGTCCTCATAGATATCATCGTCATGTGAATACTGTTTTCGACGAAGACGACAGTGACTATGACACTCGTGGTCATCGTCGTGATCATCATCATGAGAAATCGCGTAGAGGACATGATTATGGTCGCGGCACATCACACGGTGGACATGACCATGGCGGACATGGACATTCAAGGAACAAGGAAGAAGGCATTGGCCCTGAATCGCAACGCTTCAATCCTGGTCGTGATCAGCATAGTCACGATGAGTGGGATTCGGGAATCCAACGTCATGGTCATGTAAATAGATACAATGACATCGAAATATTACCTCCCGACGACAAGGAGTTagacgaggaagaagaggatgaagaagagccAGTGAGGCCTATTGGGCTATTCGGCTTGTTCAAGTACTCAACAACGTGGGATTTTGTTCTTGTGATCTTTGGGTGCTTGGGAGCTCTAATTAATGGGGGTGCGCTTCCTTGgtattctcttctttttggaaaatttgtgaACAAGATTGGTCTAGAATCGAAAAATCAGAAAGACCGGATGATGAACGATGTAGACAAG GTATCTCTGTTTATGACTGGACTAGCAGCGGTAGTGGTGGTTGGAGCTTACATGG AAATAACATGTTGGAGATTGGTAGGGGAGAGAGCAGCTCAGAGGATAAGGACTAACTACCTGAGAGCAGTTCTCCGACAGGACATTGGCTTTTTTGACACACAAGTGAGCACCGGTGATATCATGCATGGAATCTCGAGCGATATTGCGCAAATTCAAGAAGTGATGGGCGAAAAG ATGGCACACTTTATTCACAATATTTTCACTTTCCTCTGTGGATACGCGGTTGGGTTCATACAATCGTGGAAGATATCTCTAGTAGTATTTGCTGTCACTCCATTGACGATGCTCTGCGGCATTGCTTACAAGGCTGTTTATGTCGGTCTAGCTCAAAAGGAAGAG GCTTCTTATCGAAGAGCTGGCAGCGTTGCTGAGCAGGCTATCAGTTCCATCAGAACGGTGTTTTCATTTGTTGCGGAAGATAATTTGGCTGCGAGATATGCTGAGTTGCTGTCAATGTCAATTCCCATAGGAGCCAAGGTTGGGTTCGCCAAGGGCGCAGGAATCGGAGTCATCTACTTGGTTACATACTCGACGTGGGCATTGGCCTTTTGGTATGGTTCTATATTGGTTGCTCGTGGCGAGATCAGAGGAGGTGAAGCAATCGCTTGCTTCTTTGGTGTCAATCTCGGTGGGAG GGGCTTGGCATTGTCATTGTCCTACTTTGCTCAATTCGCTCAAGGCACTGTAGCAGCAACCCGGGTGTTCGCAGTAACAGACAGAGTCCCGGAAATAGATCCCTACAACCCTAGCGGGAGGATACTGTCGCATGTTCGTGGAAAGATTGAGTTCGCAGGAGTTAGTTTTGCATACCCATCTCGTCCGGATGCTCTGATACTCCGCTCCTTGAGTCTGGTGATTCCCTCTTCAAAGACTTTCGCATTAGTGGGTCTAAGCGGAGGCGGCAAATCCACCATATTCGCTCTGATAGAAAGGTTTTATGATCCTGCAAAGG GGACAATCGTCTTGGACGGACATGACATAAGGGCGCTGCAGGTCAGGTGGCTAAGAAGTCAGATAGGCATGTTAGGCCAGGAGCCTGCTCTCTTTGCAACAAGCATTATAGAAAATGTGATGATGGGCAAAGATAACACCACAAGGAAGGAAGCAATGGCTGCTTGCATTGCTGCAAACGCCAGCAACTTCATCTTGGGCCTCCCACAAGGCTATGACACGCAG GTCGGAGACGGAGGAACACTACTCTCAGGTGGACAAAAACAACGGATCGCACTAGCTCGAGCCATGATCAAAGATCCTAGAATCCTTCTACTAGATGAGCCAACCAGTGCCTTAGACCCAGAGTCTGAAATTGTAGTTCAACAGGCAATTGACGAAATCTCCACTAGCAGAACAACCATTGTCATCGCTCACAGGCTTGCGACGGTAAGAAATGCTCAAACAATTGCTGTGCTTGGTCAAGGGTCTGTTGTTGAGATTGGTGACCACCGTCAGCTCATGGAAAAGGGGGGAGCCTACTATGACCTCGTTAAGCTAGCTTCTGAAGCAGTGTCGAAGCCTCCACCGGAACAATTTGACATTCTTCAGAAGGGTGCTGACTCCTCCATATATGATAAATCTAAGGACCATGTATTGGTTTCAAAGTATGGCCATGAAGTCTCTCTATCGAACCACTATGGATCCATGCATGACAACAAACTAGAAGATGAAGAATCTCAAAAGCCAGTACAAAGGAACTATCGACTTTCTGAGATATGGAGCTTACAGAGACCAGAGCTTTTTGTCCTGATACTAGGATTTCTCTTTGGTATGCTTGGGGGTGCAATTCTTTCAGTCTTCCCCTTGATTCTTGGAGATGCCCTTGGCATTTACTTCAGTTCAGACGgggaaaagataaaagaaagagttGGTCGTCTTTGTTTGGTTCTAGTTGGTCTTGGCTTGGGTTGTATGATATCCATGATCGGGCACCAAGGTTTCTGCGGTTGGGCTGGGACAAAGCTCACAACAAGAGTTAGAAGCCTTCTGTTCCATTCAACATTAAAACAAGAACCAGGATGGTTCGATTTCGAAGAGAATTCCACTGGAGTACTTGTTTCAAGATTGTCATCTGATTGTATCAGTTTTCGGTCTGTCCTAGGAGATCGAGTTTCTGTCATGTTAATGGGTCTGAGTTCAGCAGCCGTCGGGCTAGGTGTTTCGTTCTTTCTCGAATGGAGGTTAGCCCTTCTGGCAGCTGCTCTCACTCCATTCACACTCGGCGCAAGTTATTTGAGCTTGATCATAAATATTGGACCCAAAGTAGATAACGAAGCTTACGCTAAAGCTAGCAACATAGCTGCCGGCGCAATCTCAAACATCAGAACGGTAACGACATTCTCAGCTCAAGAACAGTTGATCAAATCCTTTGACCATGCTTTATCTGAACCAAAGAAGAAGTCCGTGAGGAAGTCACAGATTTTAGGCTTAACCTTGGGATTTGCTCAAGGTGCCATGTATGGCGCATATACTCTCACTCTCTGGTTCGGAGCGTACCTTCTCAAAGAAGACGGGGCCAACTTTGGTGCAGTTTacaaaatatttctcattttaGTACTTAGCTCATTCTCAGTTGGCCAATTAGCTGGTCTGGCCCCGGACACTTCAATGGCAGCAACGGCTATTCCAGCTGTTCTTGACATCATTAACCGGAGACCTCTAATTGGAAATGACGAAGGGAGAGGAAGGAAGCTGGAAAGGTCAAAACCTTGGGATATTGAGCTAAAAATGGTAACTTTTGCGTATCCTTCGAGGCCGGAGGTGACTGTCTTGAGAGACTTCCGTCTCAAGGTAAAAGCCGGCAGTATGGTGGCTCTGGTGGGATCTAGCGGGTCAGGGAAATCGACGGTCATATGGTTGGTACAGAGATTTTACGACCCAAATGAGGGGAAGGTCATGATGGGAGGGGTTGATCTGAGGGAGATGAATGTGAAATGGCTGAGGAGGCAGATAGCACTGGTAAGCCAAGAACCTGCACTTTTTGGAGGAAGCATCAGAGAGAATATAGCATTTGGAAATCCGAATGCTTCGTGGGCAGAGATCGAGGAAGCTGCAAAAGAAGCTCATATCCACAAGTTCATCAGTGGTCTTCCTCAAGGCTACGAAACCCAG GTTGGCGAGAGTGGTGCCCAATTATCTGGAGGTCAAAAACAAAGGATCGCCATAGCGAGAGCCATGCTGAAAAAATCGAGGGTGCTTCTACTTGATGAGGCGAGTAGTGCTTTAGACTTGGAATCTGAAAGGCATGTCCAAGATGCGTTGAGGGCGGCATCAAGACGAGCCACTACCATTGTCGTGGCACATAGAATGTCCACCATTAGGGAAGCCGATGTGATCGCTGTCGTCAAAGAAGGCAAGGTCACAGAGTACGGAAGCCATGATACGCTGATGGCCTCCCAGGTCAATGGCCTCTATGCTAGTCTAGTTCGTGCCGAGAGCGAAGCCCACGCATTCTCTTGA